One window of the Flavobacteriaceae bacterium YJPT1-3 genome contains the following:
- a CDS encoding OmpA family protein, translated as MIRIFTFCTISLLVLSCGQEHSTESVNEVSAKSTVHSVGSTSTTFPASKQPSQTTANVTETYELETELDLQLNDLKPLLQMHYGLSGAEIDKLVEYSEQKASLKAESLLDSEAGKQYWAELDQYLTALEQTEREGKASIEELRNSIFRKPQETEDPITISVREGIKKIPKEFLREDGLVEPSFIEHELRKEEFWDLVEKMMVERQMTFNPDAVDDETLARVFDVTEEEVHLMKATPAFAKPQSTTEAKMFKKEPLSPNIEQHLKGGKATPSFEAHMNRLRERRVNNASTFIKRAQVAEQRFYDLNPNWFHDQEGISETYLSNQGTYVFLPLGTLSFADRVISHYIGINGGGANASDALNEPDFDENTNSKMSNLGLKGVLILEFKDNVLIDVNGPDLFVFEIGVIESTRLEISENGSDWIEVGKISGGTAQVDIGPFVRQGQSFNYVRFTDLETQSMLPGADIDAVATIGGALRLSLDSAVLFDTGKHELKPEGIIMVEELATQMQNFIKGTVTVEGHTDDVGSAQNNFTLSKRRAASVATALKKSLGQSGLKWKEVGLGETKPLVPNDTESNRQKNRRVEILVTPF; from the coding sequence ATGATTAGAATATTTACCTTTTGCACAATTTCTCTTTTGGTGCTCTCGTGCGGGCAAGAACATAGTACAGAATCTGTCAACGAAGTTTCTGCGAAATCTACCGTGCATTCGGTAGGAAGTACATCAACTACCTTTCCTGCCTCAAAACAGCCCTCTCAGACTACAGCGAATGTTACTGAAACCTATGAACTGGAAACCGAGCTTGATCTCCAATTGAATGATCTAAAACCACTTTTGCAAATGCACTATGGCCTGAGTGGAGCGGAGATCGATAAACTCGTTGAATACAGTGAGCAAAAGGCATCGCTCAAGGCGGAAAGCTTACTGGATTCAGAAGCGGGCAAGCAGTATTGGGCGGAGTTGGATCAATACCTAACTGCTCTAGAACAAACGGAGCGTGAAGGGAAGGCTAGTATTGAAGAACTACGCAATTCTATTTTCAGAAAACCCCAAGAAACGGAAGATCCAATTACCATCTCAGTTCGAGAAGGGATAAAAAAAATACCAAAAGAGTTCTTAAGGGAGGATGGACTGGTGGAACCTAGTTTTATAGAACATGAATTACGCAAGGAGGAATTCTGGGATCTTGTGGAAAAGATGATGGTAGAACGTCAGATGACCTTTAATCCAGATGCTGTGGATGATGAAACCCTGGCGCGTGTATTCGATGTCACTGAAGAAGAAGTGCACTTAATGAAGGCCACGCCCGCTTTCGCCAAACCACAATCAACTACAGAAGCCAAAATGTTCAAAAAGGAACCGCTCTCGCCGAATATTGAACAACATCTGAAAGGCGGGAAGGCAACTCCAAGCTTCGAGGCTCATATGAACAGATTAAGGGAGCGTAGAGTGAATAATGCATCAACCTTTATCAAAAGAGCACAAGTTGCAGAACAGCGATTCTATGACCTCAACCCTAACTGGTTTCATGATCAAGAGGGAATATCGGAAACCTATCTCTCCAATCAAGGAACCTATGTTTTTTTACCTCTGGGGACACTATCCTTTGCCGACCGGGTAATCTCGCACTATATAGGAATTAATGGTGGTGGGGCCAACGCCAGCGACGCCTTGAATGAACCCGATTTCGACGAAAACACCAATAGTAAGATGAGTAATCTGGGGTTAAAAGGCGTGCTGATACTCGAGTTCAAGGATAACGTGCTTATCGACGTCAATGGTCCTGACCTTTTCGTTTTTGAAATAGGTGTTATTGAGTCAACTCGGCTTGAAATTTCAGAGAATGGCAGTGATTGGATCGAAGTGGGCAAAATCAGCGGGGGTACAGCTCAGGTGGATATCGGTCCGTTTGTACGTCAGGGACAAAGTTTCAATTACGTGCGCTTTACCGATTTGGAAACTCAAAGTATGCTACCCGGCGCTGATATCGATGCGGTGGCTACTATAGGGGGAGCGCTGCGATTAAGTCTGGATAGTGCTGTGCTCTTTGATACGGGTAAACACGAGTTAAAACCCGAAGGCATTATCATGGTTGAAGAGTTGGCCACTCAAATGCAAAATTTCATTAAAGGTACGGTCACGGTAGAAGGACATACGGACGATGTAGGGAGCGCGCAAAACAATTTCACATTATCCAAACGACGTGCAGCCAGCGTTGCGACAGCACTTAAAAAATCGTTAGGTCAATCTGGTTTAAAGTGGAAAGAAGTAGGCCTTGGCGAAACGAAACCCCTGGTTCCAAACGATACAGAATCAAATCGACAAAAAAATAGAAGGGTTGAAATTCTAGTGACCCCTTTCTAA
- a CDS encoding CDP-alcohol phosphatidyltransferase family protein — translation MEERLYLVSFFSFLTDAIDGFLARKLKITSPRGSQLDSIGDQITLLLGVVGLYRFETEFIHTHLQLLLIIFIPYGLQMGIAFFKYGKATAFHTYLAKLSALIQATFILWLLFFGPVYWLFYFMLALGVIETVEEIILIFMYDQ, via the coding sequence TTGGAGGAGCGTCTTTACCTGGTTTCTTTTTTTAGTTTTTTAACAGATGCTATTGACGGATTCTTAGCCCGGAAACTAAAAATTACCAGTCCGAGAGGTTCTCAACTAGACAGCATAGGCGATCAAATTACTCTTCTTTTGGGCGTAGTAGGTCTGTACCGCTTTGAAACCGAATTTATCCATACCCATCTCCAATTATTACTGATCATTTTCATTCCCTACGGACTGCAGATGGGGATCGCCTTTTTCAAGTACGGTAAAGCCACGGCTTTCCATACCTATTTGGCAAAATTATCAGCACTTATTCAGGCAACATTCATACTCTGGCTTTTGTTTTTCGGACCGGTATACTGGCTCTTTTATTTTATGCTCGCACTTGGCGTTATCGAAACGGTAGAAGAAATCATTCTTATTTTTATGTACGATCAATGA
- a CDS encoding DUF4412 domain-containing protein encodes MKRLVTLLIILTFSTSHGQFLKKLGNKALKSAERTIQRKVEHEASKKTNKMMDDIFKKEDTDSNDSANSDEFTYHFKSYYTMQIVQKKDTLLSTIYWGDDDHILGSRITLDTDQKVFSIIDLNQNLIHNLMDFGNQKTRTSMRFSPNEISQFTAQGEIKIEPLDKLKEILGYTCTGYSVQGDDYSGIVWVTEDSDIGHPEGLANLQKDKTQQSGINLQWMNHFDGLALEVDMTITNKRKPQRVLMRCVELGTIALQINTAYYKNTF; translated from the coding sequence ATGAAAAGACTCGTAACTCTATTGATCATACTCACCTTCAGCACAAGTCACGGACAGTTTCTGAAGAAGCTCGGAAATAAAGCTCTAAAATCAGCAGAACGAACCATTCAGCGCAAAGTAGAACATGAAGCCTCCAAAAAAACGAATAAAATGATGGATGATATTTTTAAGAAAGAGGATACTGATTCTAACGATAGTGCTAACAGTGATGAATTCACCTATCACTTTAAAAGCTATTACACCATGCAAATAGTCCAAAAAAAAGACACCCTGCTTTCAACCATATACTGGGGAGATGACGATCATATCTTAGGAAGTCGTATTACGTTGGATACTGATCAAAAAGTCTTCTCCATCATTGATCTCAATCAAAATCTTATACACAACTTGATGGATTTTGGAAATCAGAAAACGAGAACCAGCATGAGGTTTTCGCCCAACGAGATTTCCCAATTTACAGCTCAGGGAGAGATTAAGATTGAACCTCTAGACAAATTAAAAGAAATATTAGGATATACCTGTACTGGCTACAGCGTACAAGGGGATGACTATTCCGGAATCGTATGGGTCACTGAAGACAGTGATATCGGGCATCCTGAAGGCTTAGCCAATCTCCAAAAAGATAAAACACAACAGTCCGGCATCAATCTTCAATGGATGAATCATTTCGATGGGCTTGCTCTCGAGGTGGACATGACCATCACCAATAAAAGAAAGCCTCAACGCGTGCTGATGCGATGTGTGGAGCTAGGCACCATAGCGCTGCAGATCAATACTGCGTATTATAAAAACACATTTTAA
- a CDS encoding T9SS type A sorting domain-containing protein — MKQFLLFFFIFSSYLGFAQCVDPLLTDFECDPPSHPFSGGVVVENIDNPFPTGINTSARVGRATDNGMEGFDALIVEYGSPIDLTTNPIFHMKVYTELTAPIPLVAKVEGGTTPLEIAAEIAVSDQWSEYTFDFSSVADSGNTRLVVFFNFGATDGTTTDLYYIDDLFFGPAPTRCEDPILTDFECDLPSHPFSGGVVVENIDNPFPTGINTSSRVGRATDNGTEGFDALIVEYGSPIDLTTNPIFHMKVYTELTVPIPLVAKVEGGTTPLEIAAEIAVSDQWSEYTFDFSSVADQGNTRLVVFFNFGATDGTTTDLYYIDDLFFGPAPTRCEDPILTDFECDLPSHPFSGGVVVENIDNPFPTGINTSARVGRATDNGTEGFDALIVEYGSPIDLTTNPIFHMKVYTELTAPIPLVAKVEGGTTPLEIAAEIAVSDQWSEYTFDFSSVADSGNTRLVVFFNFGATDGTTTDLYYIDDLFFGPAPTRCEDPILTDFECDLPSHPFSGGVVVENIDNPFPTGINTSARVGRATDNGTEAFDALISDYGMPIDLTTNPVFHIKVYTEGTTPIPFAVKVEGGTTPLEIGTEIDVSNQWKEYTFDFSSVADQGNTTLVLFFNAGATDGTTTDLYYIDDLFFGPAPTRCEDPVLTDFECDLPSHPFSGGVVVENIDNPFAGGINTSARVGRATDNGTEGFDALISDYGMPIDLTTNPVFHIKVYTEGATPIPFAVKVEGGTTPLEIGTEIDVSNDWKEYTFDFSSVADQGNTTLVLFFNAGATDGTTTDLYYIDDLFFGPAPSRCEDPILTDFECDLPSHPFSGGVVVENIDNPFAGGINTSSRVGRATDNGTEAFDALISDYGMPIDLTTNPVFHIKVYTEGATPIPFAVKVEGGTTPLEIGTEIDVSNQWKEYTFDFSSVADQGNTTLVLFFNAGATDGTTTDLYYIDDLFFGPAPTRCEDPILTDFECDLPSHPFSGGVVVENIDNPFAGGINTSSRVGRATDNGTEAFDALISDYGMPIDLTTNPVFHIKVYTEGTTPIPFAVKVEGGTTPLEIGTEIDVSNQWKEYTFDFSSVADQGNTTLVLFFNAGATDGTTTDLYYIDDLFFGPAPSRCEDPILTDFECDLPSHPFSGGVVVENIDNPFAGGINTSARVGRATDNGTEGFDALISDYGMPIDLTTNPVFHIKVYTEGTTPIPFAVKVEGGTTPLEIGTEIDVSNDWKEYTFDFSSVADQGNTTLVLFFNAGATDGTTTDLYYIDDLFFGPAPSRCEDPILTDFECDLPSHPFSGGVVVENIDNPFPTGINTSARVGRATDNGTEGFDALISDYGMPIDLTTNPVFHIKVYTEGTTPIPFAVKVEGGTTPLEIGTEIDVSNQWKEYTFDFSSVADQGNTTLVLFFNAGATDGTTTDLYYIDDLFFGPAPSRCEDPILTDFECDLPSHPFSGGVVVENIDNPFAGGINTSSRVGRATDNGTEAFDALISDYGMPIDLTTNPVFHIKVYTEGTTPIPFAVKVEGGTTPLEIGTEIDVSNQWKEYTFDFSSVADQGNTTLVLFFNAGATDGTTTDLYYIDDLFFGPAPTRCEDPILTDFECDLPSHPISGAITRVPNPFIEGINLSENVGEYVDDGSDPFDNVSFAYEMPIDLTVYNILKLKVYTTQTTNLLVKLENGTSVPAERGNIGDNGDNIDVTNAWTEYEFDFSDQAGENHQRLVLFFNAGNTQADPETFYIDDLRWEASTLAIEDVEQENQLYVYPNPVVDQIKIFTTTEIETFEIYDLTGRVILQGGKTAESSVNVIDASSLNSGIYLLTMKTASFTKTIRILKR; from the coding sequence ATGAAGCAATTTTTACTTTTTTTCTTCATTTTTTCAAGTTACCTGGGATTTGCTCAATGTGTAGATCCCCTATTGACCGACTTCGAGTGTGATCCACCATCTCATCCCTTCTCCGGAGGGGTGGTGGTGGAGAACATCGACAATCCATTCCCTACAGGGATCAACACCAGTGCTCGCGTGGGAAGAGCCACCGATAATGGCATGGAAGGATTCGATGCGCTGATCGTGGAGTATGGCTCCCCGATCGATCTGACGACCAATCCGATCTTCCACATGAAGGTCTACACGGAGCTAACTGCGCCCATCCCCCTGGTGGCCAAGGTGGAAGGAGGTACCACCCCGCTGGAGATTGCCGCGGAGATTGCCGTTTCGGATCAGTGGAGTGAATACACCTTTGACTTTAGCTCAGTGGCCGATAGTGGTAACACCCGATTGGTGGTGTTCTTTAATTTTGGCGCTACCGATGGTACGACTACCGATCTGTACTACATAGACGATTTATTCTTTGGTCCGGCGCCCACGCGTTGTGAGGATCCAATACTTACCGACTTCGAGTGTGATCTGCCATCTCACCCCTTCTCCGGAGGGGTGGTGGTGGAGAACATCGACAATCCATTCCCTACGGGGATTAACACCAGCTCTCGCGTGGGAAGAGCCACCGATAATGGTACGGAAGGATTCGATGCGCTGATCGTGGAGTATGGCTCCCCGATCGATCTGACGACCAATCCGATCTTCCACATGAAGGTCTACACAGAACTAACTGTGCCCATCCCCCTGGTGGCCAAGGTGGAAGGAGGTACCACCCCGCTGGAGATTGCCGCGGAGATTGCGGTATCGGATCAGTGGAGTGAATACACCTTTGATTTTAGCTCAGTGGCCGATCAGGGTAACACCCGATTGGTGGTATTCTTTAATTTCGGTGCTACCGATGGTACAACTACCGATCTGTACTACATAGACGATTTATTCTTTGGTCCGGCGCCCACGCGTTGTGAGGATCCGATACTTACCGACTTCGAGTGTGATCTGCCATCTCATCCCTTCTCCGGAGGGGTGGTGGTGGAGAACATCGACAACCCATTCCCTACGGGGATCAATACCAGTGCCCGAGTTGGAAGAGCCACCGATAATGGCACGGAAGGATTCGATGCGCTGATCGTGGAGTATGGCTCCCCGATCGATCTGACGACCAATCCGATCTTCCACATGAAGGTCTACACGGAGCTAACTGCGCCCATCCCCCTGGTGGCCAAGGTGGAAGGAGGTACCACCCCGCTGGAGATTGCCGCGGAGATTGCCGTTTCGGATCAGTGGAGTGAATACACCTTTGACTTTAGCTCAGTGGCCGATAGTGGTAACACCCGATTGGTGGTGTTCTTTAATTTTGGCGCTACCGATGGTACGACTACCGATCTGTACTACATAGACGATTTATTCTTTGGTCCGGCGCCCACGCGTTGTGAGGATCCAATACTTACCGACTTCGAGTGTGATCTGCCATCTCACCCCTTCTCCGGAGGGGTGGTGGTGGAGAACATCGACAATCCATTCCCTACGGGGATCAATACCAGTGCCCGAGTTGGAAGAGCCACCGATAATGGCACGGAAGCCTTCGATGCGCTCATTTCCGATTACGGTATGCCGATCGATCTGACGACCAATCCGGTGTTCCACATCAAGGTTTATACGGAAGGGACCACACCAATTCCTTTTGCTGTGAAGGTAGAGGGAGGTACCACCCCGCTGGAGATAGGTACAGAGATCGATGTTTCTAACCAGTGGAAGGAATACACCTTTGACTTTAGCTCGGTGGCCGATCAGGGTAATACCACCCTGGTGCTCTTCTTCAACGCTGGAGCCACTGACGGTACGACTACCGATCTGTACTACATAGACGATTTATTCTTTGGTCCGGCGCCCACGCGTTGTGAGGATCCTGTTTTGACCGACTTCGAGTGTGATCTGCCATCTCATCCCTTCTCCGGAGGGGTGGTGGTGGAGAACATCGACAACCCTTTTGCGGGAGGGATCAACACCAGTGCCCGAGTGGGAAGAGCTACCGATAACGGTACAGAAGGATTCGATGCGCTCATTTCCGATTACGGTATGCCGATCGATCTGACGACCAATCCGGTGTTCCACATCAAAGTTTATACGGAAGGTGCCACACCGATTCCTTTTGCTGTGAAGGTCGAGGGAGGTACCACCCCGCTGGAGATAGGTACAGAGATCGATGTTTCTAACGATTGGAAGGAATACACCTTTGACTTTAGCTCGGTGGCCGATCAGGGTAATACCACCCTGGTGCTCTTCTTCAACGCAGGAGCCACTGACGGAACGACTACCGATCTGTACTACATAGACGATTTATTCTTTGGTCCGGCGCCCTCGCGCTGTGAGGATCCGATACTTACCGACTTCGAGTGTGATCTGCCGTCTCATCCCTTCTCCGGAGGGGTAGTGGTGGAGAACATCGACAACCCTTTTGCGGGAGGGATCAACACCAGCTCTCGCGTGGGAAGAGCCACCGATAATGGTACGGAAGCTTTCGATGCGCTCATTTCCGATTACGGTATGCCGATCGATCTGACGACCAATCCGGTGTTCCACATCAAAGTTTATACGGAAGGTGCCACACCGATTCCTTTTGCTGTGAAGGTCGAGGGAGGCACCACCCCGCTGGAGATAGGTACAGAGATCGATGTTTCTAACCAGTGGAAGGAGTACACCTTTGACTTTAGCTCAGTGGCCGATCAGGGTAACACCACCCTGGTGCTCTTCTTCAACGCAGGAGCCACTGACGGAACGACTACCGATCTGTACTACATAGACGATTTATTCTTTGGTCCAGCGCCCACGCGTTGTGAGGATCCAATACTTACCGACTTCGAGTGTGATCTGCCGTCTCATCCCTTCTCCGGAGGGGTAGTGGTGGAGAACATCGACAATCCTTTTGCGGGAGGGATCAACACCAGCTCTCGCGTGGGAAGAGCCACCGATAATGGTACGGAAGCTTTCGATGCGCTCATTTCCGATTACGGTATGCCGATCGATCTGACGACCAATCCGGTGTTCCACATCAAAGTTTATACGGAAGGGACCACACCAATTCCTTTTGCTGTGAAGGTAGAGGGAGGCACCACACCGCTAGAGATAGGTACAGAGATCGATGTTTCTAACCAGTGGAAGGAATACACCTTTGACTTTAGCTCGGTGGCCGATCAGGGTAACACCACCCTGGTGCTCTTCTTCAATGCTGGAGCCACAGACGGAACGACTACCGATCTGTACTACATAGACGATCTATTCTTTGGTCCGGCGCCCTCGCGCTGTGAGGATCCGATACTTACCGACTTCGAGTGTGATCTGCCATCTCATCCCTTCTCCGGAGGGGTGGTGGTGGAGAACATCGACAATCCTTTTGCGGGAGGGATCAACACCAGCGCCCGAGTGGGAAGAGCTACCGATAACGGTACGGAAGGATTCGATGCGCTCATTTCCGATTACGGTATGCCGATCGATCTGACGACCAATCCGGTGTTCCACATCAAAGTTTATACGGAAGGGACCACACCAATTCCTTTTGCCGTGAAGGTAGAGGGAGGTACCACACCGCTGGAGATAGGTACAGAGATCGATGTCTCTAACGATTGGAAGGAATACACTTTTGACTTTAGTTCGGTGGCCGATCAGGGTAATACCACCCTGGTGCTCTTCTTCAACGCTGGAGCCACTGACGGAACGACTACCGATCTGTACTACATAGACGATCTATTCTTTGGTCCGGCGCCCTCGCGTTGTGAGGATCCAATACTTACCGACTTCGAGTGTGATCTGCCGTCTCATCCCTTCTCCGGAGGGGTAGTGGTGGAGAACATCGACAATCCATTCCCTACGGGGATCAATACCAGTGCCCGAGTTGGAAGAGCCACCGATAATGGCACGGAAGGATTCGATGCGCTCATTTCCGATTACGGTATGCCGATCGATCTGACGACCAATCCGGTGTTCCATATCAAAGTTTACACGGAAGGGACCACACCAATTCCTTTTGCTGTGAAGGTAGAGGGAGGCACCACCCCGCTGGAGATAGGTACAGAGATCGATGTTTCTAACCAGTGGAAGGAATACACCTTTGACTTTAGCTCGGTGGCCGATCAGGGTAATACCACCCTGGTGCTCTTCTTCAACGCTGGAGCCACTGACGGTACGACTACCGATCTGTACTACATAGACGATTTATTCTTTGGTCCGGCGCCCTCGCGTTGTGAGGATCCTATACTTACCGACTTCGAGTGTGATCTGCCGTCTCATCCCTTCTCCGGAGGGGTGGTGGTGGAGAACATCGACAACCCTTTTGCGGGAGGGATCAACACCAGCTCTCGCGTGGGAAGAGCCACCGATAATGGTACGGAAGCTTTCGATGCGCTCATTTCCGATTACGGTATGCCGATCGATCTGACGACCAATCCGGTGTTCCACATCAAAGTTTATACGGAAGGGACCACACCAATTCCTTTTGCCGTGAAGGTAGAGGGAGGTACCACCCCGCTGGAGATAGGTACAGAGATCGATGTTTCTAACCAGTGGAAGGAATACACCTTCGACTTTAGCTCGGTGGCTGATCAGGGTAATACCACCCTGGTGCTCTTCTTCAACGCTGGAGCCACTGACGGTACGACTACCGATCTGTACTACATAGACGATTTATTCTTTGGTCCGGCGCCCACGCGTTGTGAGGATCCAATACTTACCGACTTCGAGTGTGATCTGCCGTCTCATCCTATTTCAGGAGCTATTACTCGAGTTCCAAATCCATTTATCGAGGGAATAAACTTAAGTGAAAACGTGGGTGAATATGTGGATGACGGTTCGGATCCTTTTGACAATGTCTCATTCGCTTATGAAATGCCAATCGACCTGACAGTTTATAATATTCTCAAATTGAAAGTGTACACGACTCAAACTACCAACTTGTTGGTCAAACTGGAAAACGGAACTTCTGTTCCGGCGGAGCGTGGGAATATTGGGGATAATGGTGACAATATTGATGTAACCAATGCCTGGACTGAATATGAATTCGACTTCAGTGATCAAGCGGGAGAAAATCATCAGCGACTGGTACTCTTTTTTAACGCAGGAAATACCCAAGCTGATCCGGAAACATTTTACATTGATGATCTACGATGGGAAGCCAGTACATTAGCTATTGAGGATGTGGAGCAAGAAAATCAGCTGTACGTGTATCCTAATCCTGTAGTGGATCAAATAAAAATTTTCACGACCACCGAGATTGAAACTTTCGAGATCTATGATTTGACCGGAAGAGTGATTCTTCAGGGAGGAAAGACAGCAGAATCGTCGGTGAATGTCATAGATGCTTCATCGCTGAACAGTGGAATTTACCTATTAACTATGAAAACAGCTTCCTTTACCAAGACTATAAGAATTTTAAAGAGGTAA
- a CDS encoding YtxH domain-containing protein encodes MDTANKNAFYALLTGAAIGGVLGVLFAPDRGSKTREKIKAKTLETTHDLGEKMKHAREDLAKAAAEKKVEFEHKMEEVVDKLSHRADDIMVNLEERLETLRKKNARLQKSS; translated from the coding sequence ATGGACACAGCAAACAAAAATGCATTTTATGCCCTGCTCACCGGTGCGGCAATTGGAGGAGTACTCGGTGTACTCTTTGCCCCCGATCGCGGTTCGAAAACCCGAGAAAAGATCAAAGCAAAAACCTTAGAAACTACACATGATCTGGGGGAGAAGATGAAACACGCTCGAGAAGATTTGGCGAAAGCGGCTGCAGAGAAGAAAGTAGAATTTGAACACAAAATGGAAGAAGTGGTGGATAAACTCAGCCATCGTGCAGATGACATTATGGTCAATCTGGAAGAGCGTCTGGAAACACTTCGAAAAAAGAATGCCCGACTTCAGAAAAGTTCCTAG
- a CDS encoding metallophosphoesterase, giving the protein MRTYSFFTIALLCLAIVIIDALAFFWLQAITDLLTSNTLRNFIHILFWVFTLGLVIAILTLKLRMNAISPRWKQRLVTSMYGLTVSSFIPKGIFVLLITLMYYSTLTLPNPKTALWVALFGLIAGFLPFFVIVYAIFGAVYRFKVRRTQLSFKNLPSTIHNLRIVQISDLHLGSFGFKYKTLDRAIRMINELEPDLLFFTGDLVNNYAWELRGWDQVFQKLRPKLGAFAVLGNHDYGDYSIWDSAFAKAENREAIRQFFERTPFRLLLNEAVILKRGRDQLAIIGVENWGKPPFKQYGDLAKAQKQVPADAFKILLSHDPSHWEAEVVENTDIDLTFSGHTHGMQVALIVGKKEYSPIQLKYKQWAGLYSKGNQYLYVNRGLGWMGFPGRIGVRPEITLLELVRVQQQ; this is encoded by the coding sequence ATGCGCACCTATTCCTTTTTTACGATCGCACTCCTGTGTCTGGCCATCGTCATCATAGATGCTTTGGCTTTTTTTTGGTTGCAGGCCATTACGGACCTATTGACTTCAAACACACTTCGAAATTTTATCCATATTCTGTTTTGGGTCTTCACCCTGGGCTTAGTGATTGCGATTCTGACTCTGAAATTACGTATGAACGCGATCTCCCCGCGTTGGAAACAACGCTTGGTCACCTCGATGTATGGGCTGACCGTTTCCTCTTTTATTCCCAAAGGAATTTTTGTGCTCCTCATTACGCTCATGTATTATTCTACCCTTACCTTACCGAATCCAAAAACGGCGCTCTGGGTGGCCCTGTTTGGATTGATCGCCGGGTTCCTGCCCTTTTTTGTCATTGTTTATGCCATTTTTGGGGCAGTCTATCGCTTCAAGGTTCGACGTACGCAGTTGTCGTTTAAAAATCTTCCGTCCACCATTCACAACCTGCGCATCGTACAGATCTCCGATCTCCATCTGGGCAGTTTCGGATTCAAATACAAGACACTGGACAGAGCGATTCGCATGATCAATGAACTCGAACCGGATCTCCTCTTTTTCACCGGTGATCTGGTCAATAATTACGCCTGGGAATTGAGGGGTTGGGATCAGGTATTTCAGAAACTTCGTCCTAAACTTGGAGCCTTCGCCGTATTGGGGAATCACGACTACGGTGATTACAGCATCTGGGATTCCGCTTTCGCGAAAGCAGAAAATAGAGAAGCCATCAGGCAGTTCTTTGAACGTACGCCGTTTAGGCTCCTCTTGAATGAAGCAGTCATCCTTAAGCGCGGGCGGGATCAACTGGCGATCATCGGAGTGGAGAATTGGGGCAAGCCACCCTTTAAGCAGTATGGTGATTTGGCGAAAGCCCAAAAGCAGGTGCCTGCAGATGCATTCAAGATATTGCTCTCCCACGATCCTTCCCATTGGGAGGCCGAGGTTGTTGAAAATACTGACATTGATCTCACCTTTTCCGGACATACGCACGGCATGCAGGTGGCCTTGATCGTTGGTAAAAAGGAATACAGTCCCATACAATTGAAATACAAGCAGTGGGCGGGTTTATACAGTAAAGGCAACCAATACCTTTACGTCAATCGCGGTTTGGGTTGGATGGGTTTTCCGGGGCGTATTGGCGTACGACCGGAAATTACCCTGCTGGAGCTAGTCCGAGTTCAGCAGCAATGA